A segment of the Corylus avellana chromosome ca2, CavTom2PMs-1.0 genome:
TGCGTTACTTTATGATGGCATCATAAAGCTTCAATCTTTAATACTGATcatatacaaaaatatttttgaaaataccTTCAGCCATATTTGCTCGAACGAAACATAGTAACAGTCTAAcagaaacttgaagaaaaaattaaaagagatatCTTCTAACCTATCCCTAGTTACCCTTGTAAAGGTTAGGTTAGAGATCTCCTATcataattttactttatttatttatttattccattaaagaataaaaatttaatttcataaataattaccctatttgaaataaattaccAAAGATCTTAATTTGTGTCTTGAAATGAAGTGCACACTCTAATTAATAGGGGATTTCTAAcaatatatcatatattttttatgcagtaatttaaacatattttaagaaataaatatgcCAATCACAATCTGTCTTctcaaaaattgttttgcttttttctgTAACATGGATAGTTCAGTTGTTTTATACTGATTATGATCAGTAAAAACGTTGAAAATGCTAATCTTGCTTTATGAATCATTATaggagatttttatttttattttttatttttttgtcgttttttcaacaattcatatttaattcttttttctttcttttttttcttgttaaaaactataaaagatgtcctatcattttttttatttattattattatttttttacaacaccTATACCAAATCCATTTTTGAAACTTTCATATTCTGATAGATGAGATGCAATGAATTATTAGGACGgtcaattttttatacaacctgtgaattcataatgaaattaaaaaattatgagttGAGTTATAATtgacttataaaattaaaaaattataatcgaaattttttaacacatttAATAAAATAGACCAATTATAATTCacttatataatattatatatatatatatatgcctaaaCAAACACGCAAACACAAATTACCGCCACCACCCATGAATTATGATTGAAAGGGTGCACCTAGACGGTTGATTTGTAAAGATGCAATCAATATAATGAatctatctttttctttgttctttctgAAAGagtgagatagagagagagagagagagagagatggagatttgAGTGATTTATAGAAGACATAAATGAAAAAACTGAATTTCCACTTGGTGGGATTGACCCAATCGGCACAAGAGGCCAAAAGCTGCTCCTAGTTGTTGACCTAACGcacaaaaggccaaaaaccCATTGTGGCCCGCACGttacaaagagagaaaattaaaaaaaaaaatggcctaTTCAATTGAATACAGACAGAAAGACACacatagagaaagaaagaaaaagaaagaggaaaaaggaGAGAAAGGAGAGCGGAGAAAGAAAGACAAGTTGTAGTAAGCAACACGGCAAATATGTTTGGTGTAGTTTGTATGCGTGTGCCACATGCTCATATAAGGACAATTTATTCATCCAAATATACAACCACTACTCATACTCACTACCCTCCCTCctcttactttttatttatttatttatttttcaggaTAATTACAAAGCACTTGAGTGATAATTACTAAAACCTTTTCTcgggtgatatatatatatatatataaattaggtTTGTTTGAATGATTTTCTATTGTCGCTAGtggttgttttctgttttaaattatggtttgtttgaaattgtgtttgttgATCTCAAAATTACATTTAACACCCTAAAAactcgtttgaaaaaaaaaaaaaaaaaaaaaaccgtttgaTAAAAATAGATTCAAAGTACTATTGAaagtcaaaaagcctaaaaattatcaaaccgtacttttaacaaaagcttaaaaatgaagtttttgtcgaaaaataaattttgacttaaaaactctatttctcaaacgcaatcttaaacatCCCCTTATATGTTAATGTATTTATcttaaaaacagaaaatgaaagacCAAAGACAAAAAGGGGGGGTTGGATGGGCATTTGGATAAGGACTTGAATGTATGTTTAATCTTAGGAATACGAATATATTTGTATGCCATTTCCCCATCAAAGAAAATACAACGGTCAAGATTTGCTTGAGACTTCAAGTActaaataaaagagaattgcGTATAAAGAATCTTTAGGAATACTACAAATCTACGATatatgtaatgattttttttttttctcatcaaaaaaaagaaatcaacggtcaagattagGCTTAAGTACAAAAAACTAAAGTGTTCAACAAAGTACCCAGCACTTCTTTTCTCGTTTGTTTTGTCAAACTTTATCGCACACCATCATAACTCCCGACCTTTTTTCCCATCAGGCAAAAACCAACGGCGGACACGTCGGTGGGGCCCAACATCACAAGGAAAAAAATCTCTAATCCAAATCCCCCcgcatcccaaaaaaaaaaaaaagcaaagcaaagctCCGAAGGACCACGTGGCGGGCTCACAGGGCCACATGCAAATCAGAGTGGGGCCCATGGGACCGGGTCCCATTGAATTGAGTTTGATCATCGTATCAACATGTTTCAAGAATAAGACTTTTGGCGGGGGGAGTGGGGCCCAcgggtgggggtgggggtgggggaaattatttttatttatatttatttttaagttatcCAACGTCGAAACGTGTCCGTAGCCCACGATGAGATATATATCGAACTCCACGGGATACGACAAAAGCATAAAGCCCACCATTTTTATATTGagaaaaagaaggggaaagcTCTCCCCAGGCTCTGACAAAAAACATGCGTCACGCGCTTTGCGCTAGAAGACAAAACACGTGTCGTGCTCGGTGGCACTTTCGGGGTTTTGTGGGGTTCTGGAGGGTGCTTTCGGGAATCTCGGAATGGAAACGGGCTTTTGGGCAAAAAGCGTCAAGACGGAACCCTTTGTCGCCACGTGCCTTGGCGTCGGCCGCACGCAGGAAACTCTTGTCTGcttcttttgattatttttttatttttattttttaatttttaattttctccaGAATTTGTAATAGGCACGGCTTTTGCCACGGTTGGTTTTTTGACTTGTTCCACAACTTTCTAGTAATCATcttatcattttattattattattattatttttgaaatgtcAAGCAATAAATATCTAGTATTATTACATGTCTTCTTCATAAATTATCATATagtatataaaaaagaaaaaagaaaaaaagcaaagtCTCTAATAGGGTTtgtaattatccaaaaaaaaaaaaaaaaacacataataaaaatccTTCAAAAATTTTATGTCCAGTTCTTATCTGTCGTGTAACAAATTGACAACCCTTATGTAGTTATGTTACATGTTGGGTATGGTCTGTGTAAAGACATGGTTATAAGACTATATAGTTATCATAACataacacatttaattaaagagGTAAAATTCATTAACCCTAATCTGCTAATTTTGTATAGATACCTTTATTATGAAGTGTCACAAAATTTCTATATCATAAAAATAGAAAGGATTCAATAATGTGTAATAACTGAAAAAGGAATGTGAAGTAAtcccaattttttaaataaaaagaaaattaggttACAACATTTAATTACACAGATATCTTTTAATCTAGAGATCATAATAGTTTTGATGACAAACTGTGATAATTGTAGAATGAAAGTATGATCATTTTTAATTACCAAATGAAAAGGGTGAAAGCACTTATGTAAACTCCTATGatctttttctcttcctctacTTACTTTTCAATCCGTAacataaatcaataaatataaTATGATGCATATAAGAATCATACCCTTATAATTAGTGAAagaaattttcttattttccgTCGGTAAAAGTgctcttttatttaaaacatgtaTCTGTTTTAAAGACAGATGTCAAATACCATATTAATTTCGTTAAAATGTACCTAAAAATCGCATAATCTAAAGATAAATGTCATATAttctattaattatatttaattccATGAAGTTtattaaaataagaagaagaaaacagaaattAGAACAATAtggaacccaaaaaaaaaaaaaaaaaatgattccaATCTTAAAAAAACCTGCTTGGGAATATTGCATAtataataaacaaagaaaagccCAAAGGCAGGCCTGCCAATAGCCAGCCATGCGAAGCCTTTAATTTCCAGGTCACAAGagaaagaataatatatatatatatatatatatatatatggaagaagaagaaaacacacacaaaagagaaaattcgAAGCAAAAAACATATATTGAATAAGGAAGGGTGGGGCCCATATGAACAGTTTAATTCGGCCGCCAGCTTTGTCGTCTCTCTCGTCTCCGTCCAGCACCGTCGTTCCTTTGCGTTTGACTCTCACCCCTCCTACAccgcacctctctctctctgtctctctctctctctctgtctatcGCGCTTTCTTTTATCCTTATGAGGGtgtactttctttctttctttctcgcTTTTCTAATATCGTTGATCTCTCTGCGTCTCTGAACGCTTTCTGTTCCCCTTCTTATTAGTTCAGAAGCAAGTGTCCCTTCTTAGTTCAGCAACCCAAAACGAGGAATCTATcaaataaaagggaaaagaaatcaaaaggtCCAAGGCTACCACAgacagacacagagagagagagagagagagagagacacacacacacacacacagagacagagacagagagagagagccttgtTGTGTTATAATGAGCAATAGAGGACTTCTTTAGTTTTAGGCCTGCTTGTCGTGTGGTTTTGAATCTTTGGTGGTGtggggggagagagagggagagagagagagagagagagagtcatgGCTGGTAGTAATGAAGTCAATCTCAATGAATCCAAGGTATTTAGCTTCATATCTAGCCCTGTACTTTCTCTTCTTGGTGTACTTTTTTCACGTATTTGTGGTGTTGTTTTCAGAGTTTGGAGATTAAATGATCGTTTGGTCGATGGGTTTGtttcattttgtaatttttttttttttttttttctgggtttgtGTTATTTGGCTTTAGGAAGTTGGGAGTTTCGGGAATTTGAGTTTCATTTGGGGCTCTACTGGCTagggtttgaatttttgtttcttatttgaAGGATTCGAGTTTTCCCAAGTGCCACTTCTGCTATTCGCTTTGAATTATTCCCCATATCTGTAATGGGCTTTTGGTCAATAGAAATGAGTTGATATGATGGTTGGATCATGGGTTCTTTAAATCTCTTTATTCTTTCTATTTCCTCAATGttggatttttgtttcttgttctgGAAAGTCGGAAGTTTGGGAAATTTGAGTTGGATTTGGTGCAAaaaagttggattttttttttcagtaagtTTCGTGGTTTTTGAGATGTATTAGACGtacatctttttgtttttccttcccCCTTAGTTTCATGTTGGGTTTTAATGCTGCCTCACCGATTTTCATAATTTCATGTTCTGTGTATGTTGGAGattttcatatgcatatatgacCATTTGGGTGGTTAAAATTTAGGATTTAACGACTCTGTAAACTGTAATATTTAGATATTTGGTTCTTATCCTTTcaatctttgtttctttttgtagaGGGTTGTGCCACTTAATACATGGGTACTCATCTCCAATTTCAAGCTAGCTTACAATCTCCTCCGCCGTGCCGATGGAACATTCAACCGCGAGTTGGCAGAGTTTCTTGAGCGGAAAGTCCCCGCCAACACGATTCCGGTTGACGGGGTTTTCTCCTTTGACCATGTTGATAGAGCCACCGGCCTTCTTAACCGGATTTACCAGCCCGCCCCAGCAAATGAGGCTCAATGGGGCATTGTAGATCTTGAAAAGCCCTTGAGCACTACCAAGATTGTCCCTGTCATAATTTTCTTCCATGGTGGAAGCTTCACCCATTCTTCAGCCAATAGTGCTATTTATGACACCTTTTGTCGCCGCCTTTCGGGCACCTGCAAGGCTGCTGTGGTTTCTGTAAATTACCGCCGATCCCCTGAACATAGATACCCCTCTGCATATGATGATGGCTGGGCTGCTCTCAAGTGGGTTAAATCAAGAACATGGCTTCAGAGTGGGAAGGATTCCAAGGTTCATGTATATTTGGCTGGAGATAGTTCTGGCGGTAACATTGCTCACCATGTAGCAGCAAGGGCTGCTGAGGCAGAAGTTGAGGTATTGGGGAACATACTTCTTCACCCAATGTTTGGTGGGCTAAGGAGAACTGAATCAGAGAAGAGATTAGATGGTAAATACTTTGTTACAATTCAAGACCGCGATTGGTATTGGAGAGCTTATCTTCCCGAAGGCGAAGATCGTGACCATCCGGCATGTAACCCGTTCGGACCCAGGGGGAAAACCCTTGAAGGACTCAATTTCCCCAAAAGTCTTGTGGTTGTAGCTGGTTTGGATCTTGTCCAAGATTGGCAATTGGCTTACGTTGAAGGGCTCAAGGAATCTGGCCAAGTTGTGAAACTTCTTTATTTGGAGCAGGCCACCATTGGATTCTACTTCTTGCCTAATAATACCCATTTCTATTGTCTCATGGAGGAGATAAGCAGCTTCGTGAATCCTAACTGTTAATAGACTCTACTTAACCTCACCCACAGCAGCCATACATAACAGAAGCTTGACATTcacttgggtttttttttttttttttttttccccttttgcaGTGGTGGTGTGTAGTTATATGATTGTGTAGTATTTACTCTTACTCTGTTGATCTTGCCATCCATGGTGATGACAGAGTTCTGCATCCCCTGGAGGTTACTGTCTGTGTCTCTGTCTCTTACGTGCATAAAAAGGTATTATATATCAGGGAAAGGCCAGTTTTAGCAGCCCGGAGGAATCAGAACACTCGTTCATTTGATTTGTGGGATTTGGCTGAACCACCAGAGATATATAAGAGCTTACCCTGGTTGACTTCCTCCGGCCACCAATATTGGGAAGAGAAAAGTATTGGGGTAAACGTTTGGTGGTTGATCAATCTGTTTTAGTAAATGGATATATATCATTATAAGCACTAATTTCAGGACATGGACTGGAAATATCACATCCAATCGTGTAATGAACTTGTATTTTATACTAGTGTTCTAGCTATATAAAGATTTTGTTTGcccttttttatctttttacattAGATCTAGCTAATCCTTCTGTTGTTTCTTTGTAAGGTTCTGCCATTTCTGTCTCTGATGATTGATGAAAACATCTAAAGCTTGGCAAGTTGTGACCATATAATGATTCTTTGATATGATATCATATATTGCTCTGAATGCTGTCTTTGTTTTGCtaatgtgttttgagttgtttattaacGACAAAAGACTGAAAAGAAACGTCGTTAATTGTTAACAAACATGGGGTGGCTGTATCTTTGCATCCCATTTAAGGATTAAACCTGGAATTCGTTTCCAAAAGTCAACACAAAAAatggtaaaagaaaaagaggagagagggaAAAGGGTTGGAGAGCTTTCATAGTCATCTACTTGTAAATGGGCACTTAGTGCTTGTGCCCTGCCTGACCATCCCAATGTCTTCGCAAAGGCAAAGCCAAACCCCATCCACCAAACAAGCATTGGAAATTTTGTGGAGAGAATGATTGGACACGAGTCCAAATCCTTGGATTTCGCCATCTTTCCACATCAATTTGATTAATGCTTGTCAGCTCCTGATTGCCTACTCTAGAGGGGTCGTTTGGAATTTGGGATAATTGCAAATTCAGGAATTGGCTTTGTTTTCATGGGGGGAAACCCATCTATTAGTGGTTGGGAATTTTTGGATGCACTCTAAGGGACCACCACATTTGAAAACccatttgaacaaaaaaaaaaaagaaggggtttAATTATATTAGCCTGTTGGGAATGCTTCAAAGTGCTTAATGACAAAATTAAGTGGTCGAACAGCTAAGCTATGGATTAGGACATCCAGCCTTGTCTTCTATTGACTTTCCAGGCATATatttggttaatatatatatatatatatagagagagagagagagagagagcttttttTCTAGTTCTTGCGTCtgtcaatcaccaaaatattcACTTGGGTATTGGGActtctatttttaaattttgtttttccacCTTTCTTGTCCAGATTGTCGTGGGTTTATTTTCATGTCCTTATTATCAACTGTCCCCCTTGTAAATCAGCTGTTTATGTTTTGGAAATACATCCTAATACGACAGGATCAAAGTCATTGTCAACAAATGCCTGCTCTTTAATGGCGATTATGGACAAAAATCAATACATTTTCTTTGGTCTCCAATCCATCTGCCCTTTATCTATCATTAATCTATTTTCTTGTGTGGGTCACCGCTTGCGGCTTGCGTGCTTACACCCTCATTATCCTCCTAATCACATCTCATTTCTGGTTGAACCCTTATTTTATTATCAAACCCAATTCTTTAATTTAACCTCAGCTTCTTTAGATTTTAGATTGCTTCTCAATTTCATATTTCATTATTCATGGGCCACCTCAAactcatttcttttttaacccacaaatctgttttttctttttcctgtagATGATTCTTCTGCAAATAGTCAAATGCAATGAACTTCAGGTTTGAATATTTCTGTACAAACACAGTAACTTTCTGTcaaattttaccttttttttttttttttttggcaaaatttatCCTTATGACTACTATCCTTATTTATCCTTATCCTAAAATCTCTTCTACTTCCTTTCAATTATCCGTTggatacaatttttttattaaatcataatggataaagtaaaatgacaacaatatccccttttttttaaaaaaaaaaaaaaagaaaaagaaaaccttgGTCAGGCCATGGTCGCTAGATCCCTAGCCTACACATGAGTCACTAGCTAGGTTcgcaaagttttttttttttttttttttttaaataataataataaggcaTAGTTgtattttagcaaaaaaatatttaacagtaggaaataattgaaaaggtgtttttattttattatatatatatatatatatatatatatattattttttattttttattttatct
Coding sequences within it:
- the LOC132172108 gene encoding gibberellin receptor GID1B-like, coding for MAGSNEVNLNESKRVVPLNTWVLISNFKLAYNLLRRADGTFNRELAEFLERKVPANTIPVDGVFSFDHVDRATGLLNRIYQPAPANEAQWGIVDLEKPLSTTKIVPVIIFFHGGSFTHSSANSAIYDTFCRRLSGTCKAAVVSVNYRRSPEHRYPSAYDDGWAALKWVKSRTWLQSGKDSKVHVYLAGDSSGGNIAHHVAARAAEAEVEVLGNILLHPMFGGLRRTESEKRLDGKYFVTIQDRDWYWRAYLPEGEDRDHPACNPFGPRGKTLEGLNFPKSLVVVAGLDLVQDWQLAYVEGLKESGQVVKLLYLEQATIGFYFLPNNTHFYCLMEEISSFVNPNC